One genomic region from Nymphaea colorata isolate Beijing-Zhang1983 chromosome 10, ASM883128v2, whole genome shotgun sequence encodes:
- the LOC126410427 gene encoding uncharacterized protein LOC126410427 translates to MADSSSSSVNTTLPDVVSARTDHVPVQVTTIQLTKENYSRWSAAITMGIAGRGRIAYVNGRKVEPAADSLAWDTWFLEDNQVKTWIVNSVSPDIQPLILRKKTARDMWIILEQMYGQKKRKVRVYQLMKDVYSLRQGALSVADFYAALKSKWEDLDYHSDIPWRCPHDQMQYMTDKWENRVFLFLSGLNDDFENIRGQILNSDESFSIEDVYSRVEAEEQRRLLSSGRKGEEQSAYVSRAPVGTPRSSRKCTHCKKLGHTRDFCWDLYPEKKDSRGRSSSGKKPVSSATSLSDGKGSISAEQIRELRAYLSKIDVGQADTPDEVKINQALAVSGGEGLGDREEDWDWFGV, encoded by the exons atggctgactcgtcttcttcttcagtcaacactactctgcctgatgttgtgtctgcgcggactgatcatgtaccggttcaggttaccaccattcaacttaccaaggagaactattcccgatggtctgctgcgattaccatggggattgctgggcgaggacgcattgcctatgtgaatgggagaaaggttgaacctgctgcagatagtctggcttgggatacatggtttcttgaagacaaccaggtcaaaacctggattgtcaattcagtgtccccggatatccaacccctcattcttcgtaagaagactgcaagggatatgtggattattttggagcagatgtatggccaaaagaaaaggaaagttcgtgtgtatcaacttatgaaggatgtgtattccctgcgacaaggtgctctctcggttgcagacttttatgcagcattaaaatctaagtgggaggaccttgactatcactctgatattccatggaggtgtcctcacgaccagatgcagtacatgactgataaatgggaaaacagggtattccttttcttatctggactgaatgatgactttgaaaatataaggggtcagattcttaactctgacgaatcatttagtattgaagatgtctattcccgtgttgaagctgaagaacagagaaggctgctctctagtggacgaaagggggaagaacagtctgcctatgttagccgtgcccctgttggaactcctcgttcttcccgaaaatgtactcattgcaaaaaacttggtcatactagggatttttgttgggacctgtatccagagaagaaggatagtagggggaggtcttcgagtgggaagaagcctgtatcgtctgcaacaagtctgagtgatgggaaaggttctatttctgcagagcagattcgtgagctacgagcatatttgagcaagattgatgttggtcaggcagatacaccagatgaggtgaagatcaatcaggcattggctgtttcagggggagaag gacttggtgacagggaagaggattgggattggtttggtgtctga